One window of Sardina pilchardus chromosome 2, fSarPil1.1, whole genome shotgun sequence genomic DNA carries:
- the mfsd14a2 gene encoding MFSD14 family MFS transporter isoform X2 yields the protein MTGEKKKKKRLNRSILLAKKIIIKDGGSGIGEPSVYHAVVVIFLEFFAWGLLTTPMLTVLHQTFPQHTFLMNGLIHGVKGLLSFLSAPLIGALSDVWGRKSFLLLTVFFTCAPIPLMKISPWWYFAVISMSGVFAVTFSVIFAYVADITQEHERITAYGLVSATFAASLVTSPAIGAYLSQAYGDTLVVILATAIALLDICFILVAVPESLPEKMRPASWGAPISWEQADPFASLRKVGQDSTVLLICITVFLSYLPEAGQYSSFFLYLRQVIRFSSETVAAFIAVVGILSIVAQTVVLGILMRSIGNKNTILLGLGFQILQLAWYGFGSQPWMMWAAGAVAAMSSITFPAISAIVSRNADPDQQGVVQGMITGIRGLCNGLGPALYGFVFYLFHVELNEMDPAESPEKGSKPNMANPTDESAIIPGPPFLFGACSVLLSLLVALFIPEHNGVSMRPGGYKKHNNGAQSHGHGPQGGICEGKEPLLEDSCV from the exons ATGactggagagaaaaagaagaaaaagcgGCTGAACCGCAGCATTCTTCTGGCTAAGAAAATCATAATAAAAGATGGAGGCAGT GGGATTGGAGAGCCCAGCGTGTACCATGCCGTGGTGGTCATCTTCCTGGAGTTTTTCGCCTGGGGTCTGCTCACCACTCCCATGCTCACG GTTTTACATCAGACATTCCCTCAACACACATTCCTGATGAATGGCCTTATTCATGGAGTCAAG GGTCTGCTGTCGTTCCTGAGCGCTCCGCTCATCGGAGCACTTTCAGACGTGTGGGGCCGCAAGTCCTTCCTGCTGCTCACCGTCTTCTTCACCTGCGCACCCATCCCCCTCATGAAGATCAGTCCCTG GTGGTACTTTGCCGTTATTTCCATGTCGGGCGTCTTTGCGGTCACCTTCTCGGTCATCTTTGCATATGTTGCTGACATCACGCAGGAGCACGAGAGGATCACTGCCTATGGTCTG GTGTCCGCCACGTTTGCGGCCAGCCTGGTGACGAGCCCGGCCATCGGGGCGTACCTGTCGCAGGCGTACGGCGACACGCTGGTGGTGATCCTGGCCACGGCCATTGCCTTGCTGGACATCTGCTTCATCCTGGTGGCCGTGCCCGAGTCCCTGCCGGAGAAGATGAGGCCCGCCTCCTGGGGAGCACCCATCTCCTGGGAGCAGGCCGACCCCTTCGCC TCGCTGCGGAAGGTTGGTCAGGACTCCACGGTCCTGCTCATCTGCATCACGGTCTTCCTGTCCTATCTCCCTGAGGCCGGCCAGTACTCCAGCTTCTTCCTCTATCTCCGACAG GTCATACGGTTCTCGTCAGAAACGGTTGCTGCCTTCATTGCTGTGGTGGGAATCCTTTCTATCGTGGCTCAG ACGGTGGTGTTGGGAATCCTGATGAGATCCATAGGGAATAAAAACACTATTCTCCTGGGTCTGGGCTTTCAGATCCTGCAGCTAGCCTGGTACGGCTTTGGCTCCCAGCCCTG GATGATGTGGGCAGCTGGGGCCGTGGCTGCCATGTCCAGCATCACATTCCCTGCCATCAGTGCCATTGTGTCCCGCAATGCAGACCCCGACCAACAAG GTGTAGTCCAGGGGATGATCACAGGTATCCGGGGCTTGTGCAACGGCCTGGGCCCCGCGCTGTATGGCTTTGTCTTCTACCTGTTCCACGTGGAGCTCAACGAGATGGACCCAGCTGAGAGCCCTGAGAAGGGGTCCAAGCCCAACATGGCCAACCCCACAGACGAG agtgCCATCATCCCGGGCCCTCCCTTCCTGTTCGGCGCCTGCTCGGTGCTGCTCTCCCTGCTGGTGGCGCTCTTCATCCCTGAGCACAACGGCGTGAGCATGCGGCCGGGCGGCTACAAGAAGCACAACAACGGCGCCCAAAGTCACGGGCACGGCCCGCAGGGCGGCATCTGCGAGGGCAAGGAGCCACTGCTGGAGGACAGCTGCGTATAA
- the LOC134075095 gene encoding uncharacterized protein LOC134075095, which translates to MGILFRHLTIVQLFLWGFKDVAFVDLLTISGGSVVYEELHGELSLNCSSDCSVPTWELQDDILAELQAGHRSSRLTIQDVTTDDGGKYTCKEQCGASTKTTSVKVIVYSLGKMVLHSTPQTPRSGQPFTVTCELRDFYPETVQLLLSHNGIEVKKLDTDGTVMEVTSSNQQKTTNTIYRCEALMELEGKTIRNSTDLLVQPEEPKTTLATSTQQNILSTSPFRPLTPEDDLQNLETKIRETTTDFLHAPTESSTAEGQHKNHVAAGTTAALVRTEQNVLSTPPFATRDDLLYPVTTVTEALVTVSESEEVQTASASGDVPPSVGLYALSTLGAVASIASMGTALFLVLYRKRKRRQEKTEGEEEMEKEKETQQLPEMSP; encoded by the exons ATGGGCATTCTTTTCAGACATCTTACCATTGTTCAGCTCTTCCTATGGGGTTTCAAAG ATGTTGCCTTTGTGGACCTTCTCACCATTAGTGGAGGATCTGTGGTATATGAAGAGCTTCACGGTGAACTCAGTCTCAACTGTTCATCCGACTGCAGCGTTCCCACATGGGAGCTGCAAGACGACATTCTGGCTGAACTTCAGGCTGGTCATCGTAGCAGTCGTTTGACAATCCAAGATGTCACCACAGACGATGGAGGGAAGTATACCTGTAAAGAGCAGTGTGGTGCTAGCACCAAAACGACATCGGTCAAagtcatagtctact CTTTAGGTAAGATGGTCCTCCACAGTACTCCACAGACTCCTCGGTCAGGCCAGCCTTTTACGGTGACCTGTGAGCTAAGGGATTTTTATCCAGAAACTGTTCAGCTTCTTCTATCTCACAATGGTATTGAGGTCAAGAAGCTTGACACTGATGGCACAGTAATGGAAGTAACATCTTCAAATCAACAGAAGACAACAAACACCATTTACAGATGTGAAGCACTAATGGAACTGGAAGGCAAGACCATACGCAACTCTACTGATTTGCTAGTACAACCTGAAG AGCCTAAAACAACATTAGCCACATCTACACAACAAAATATACTTTCAACCTCGCCTTTTAGGCCTTTGACACCAGAGGATGATCTGCAGAATCTAGAAACAAAAATAAGAG AGACTACAACTGATTTTCTCCATGCGCCTACTGAATCAAGCACCGCAGAGGGTCAACACAAAAATCACGTTGCAGCAG GGACTACCGCAGCTCTCGTcagaacagaacaaaatgtACTTTCAACACCGCCTTTTGCGACTCGGGATGATTTACTCTATCCAGTAACAACAGTGACAG AGGCGCTGGTCACTGTATCAGAGAGTGAAGAGGTCCAAACAGCAAGCGCCTCTG GAGACGTTCCACCAAGCGTGGGCCTGTATGCGCTGTCCACCCTGGGTGCCGTGGCCTCCATCGCGTCCATGGGCACTGCTCTGTTCCTGGTCCTGTACAGGAAAAGGAAGAGGCGCCAGGAAAAGACGGAGGgcgaagaggagatggagaaagagaaggagacccAACAACTCCCAGAGATGAGCCCCTAG
- the mfsd14a2 gene encoding MFSD14 family MFS transporter isoform X1: MTGEKKKKKRLNRSILLAKKIIIKDGGSPQGIGEPSVYHAVVVIFLEFFAWGLLTTPMLTVLHQTFPQHTFLMNGLIHGVKGLLSFLSAPLIGALSDVWGRKSFLLLTVFFTCAPIPLMKISPWWYFAVISMSGVFAVTFSVIFAYVADITQEHERITAYGLVSATFAASLVTSPAIGAYLSQAYGDTLVVILATAIALLDICFILVAVPESLPEKMRPASWGAPISWEQADPFASLRKVGQDSTVLLICITVFLSYLPEAGQYSSFFLYLRQVIRFSSETVAAFIAVVGILSIVAQTVVLGILMRSIGNKNTILLGLGFQILQLAWYGFGSQPWMMWAAGAVAAMSSITFPAISAIVSRNADPDQQGVVQGMITGIRGLCNGLGPALYGFVFYLFHVELNEMDPAESPEKGSKPNMANPTDESAIIPGPPFLFGACSVLLSLLVALFIPEHNGVSMRPGGYKKHNNGAQSHGHGPQGGICEGKEPLLEDSCV, encoded by the exons ATGactggagagaaaaagaagaaaaagcgGCTGAACCGCAGCATTCTTCTGGCTAAGAAAATCATAATAAAAGATGGAGGCAGT CCACAGGGGATTGGAGAGCCCAGCGTGTACCATGCCGTGGTGGTCATCTTCCTGGAGTTTTTCGCCTGGGGTCTGCTCACCACTCCCATGCTCACG GTTTTACATCAGACATTCCCTCAACACACATTCCTGATGAATGGCCTTATTCATGGAGTCAAG GGTCTGCTGTCGTTCCTGAGCGCTCCGCTCATCGGAGCACTTTCAGACGTGTGGGGCCGCAAGTCCTTCCTGCTGCTCACCGTCTTCTTCACCTGCGCACCCATCCCCCTCATGAAGATCAGTCCCTG GTGGTACTTTGCCGTTATTTCCATGTCGGGCGTCTTTGCGGTCACCTTCTCGGTCATCTTTGCATATGTTGCTGACATCACGCAGGAGCACGAGAGGATCACTGCCTATGGTCTG GTGTCCGCCACGTTTGCGGCCAGCCTGGTGACGAGCCCGGCCATCGGGGCGTACCTGTCGCAGGCGTACGGCGACACGCTGGTGGTGATCCTGGCCACGGCCATTGCCTTGCTGGACATCTGCTTCATCCTGGTGGCCGTGCCCGAGTCCCTGCCGGAGAAGATGAGGCCCGCCTCCTGGGGAGCACCCATCTCCTGGGAGCAGGCCGACCCCTTCGCC TCGCTGCGGAAGGTTGGTCAGGACTCCACGGTCCTGCTCATCTGCATCACGGTCTTCCTGTCCTATCTCCCTGAGGCCGGCCAGTACTCCAGCTTCTTCCTCTATCTCCGACAG GTCATACGGTTCTCGTCAGAAACGGTTGCTGCCTTCATTGCTGTGGTGGGAATCCTTTCTATCGTGGCTCAG ACGGTGGTGTTGGGAATCCTGATGAGATCCATAGGGAATAAAAACACTATTCTCCTGGGTCTGGGCTTTCAGATCCTGCAGCTAGCCTGGTACGGCTTTGGCTCCCAGCCCTG GATGATGTGGGCAGCTGGGGCCGTGGCTGCCATGTCCAGCATCACATTCCCTGCCATCAGTGCCATTGTGTCCCGCAATGCAGACCCCGACCAACAAG GTGTAGTCCAGGGGATGATCACAGGTATCCGGGGCTTGTGCAACGGCCTGGGCCCCGCGCTGTATGGCTTTGTCTTCTACCTGTTCCACGTGGAGCTCAACGAGATGGACCCAGCTGAGAGCCCTGAGAAGGGGTCCAAGCCCAACATGGCCAACCCCACAGACGAG agtgCCATCATCCCGGGCCCTCCCTTCCTGTTCGGCGCCTGCTCGGTGCTGCTCTCCCTGCTGGTGGCGCTCTTCATCCCTGAGCACAACGGCGTGAGCATGCGGCCGGGCGGCTACAAGAAGCACAACAACGGCGCCCAAAGTCACGGGCACGGCCCGCAGGGCGGCATCTGCGAGGGCAAGGAGCCACTGCTGGAGGACAGCTGCGTATAA
- the mfsd14a2 gene encoding MFSD14 family MFS transporter isoform X3, translating to MNGLIHGVKGLLSFLSAPLIGALSDVWGRKSFLLLTVFFTCAPIPLMKISPWWYFAVISMSGVFAVTFSVIFAYVADITQEHERITAYGLVSATFAASLVTSPAIGAYLSQAYGDTLVVILATAIALLDICFILVAVPESLPEKMRPASWGAPISWEQADPFASLRKVGQDSTVLLICITVFLSYLPEAGQYSSFFLYLRQVIRFSSETVAAFIAVVGILSIVAQTVVLGILMRSIGNKNTILLGLGFQILQLAWYGFGSQPWMMWAAGAVAAMSSITFPAISAIVSRNADPDQQGVVQGMITGIRGLCNGLGPALYGFVFYLFHVELNEMDPAESPEKGSKPNMANPTDESAIIPGPPFLFGACSVLLSLLVALFIPEHNGVSMRPGGYKKHNNGAQSHGHGPQGGICEGKEPLLEDSCV from the exons ATGAATGGCCTTATTCATGGAGTCAAG GGTCTGCTGTCGTTCCTGAGCGCTCCGCTCATCGGAGCACTTTCAGACGTGTGGGGCCGCAAGTCCTTCCTGCTGCTCACCGTCTTCTTCACCTGCGCACCCATCCCCCTCATGAAGATCAGTCCCTG GTGGTACTTTGCCGTTATTTCCATGTCGGGCGTCTTTGCGGTCACCTTCTCGGTCATCTTTGCATATGTTGCTGACATCACGCAGGAGCACGAGAGGATCACTGCCTATGGTCTG GTGTCCGCCACGTTTGCGGCCAGCCTGGTGACGAGCCCGGCCATCGGGGCGTACCTGTCGCAGGCGTACGGCGACACGCTGGTGGTGATCCTGGCCACGGCCATTGCCTTGCTGGACATCTGCTTCATCCTGGTGGCCGTGCCCGAGTCCCTGCCGGAGAAGATGAGGCCCGCCTCCTGGGGAGCACCCATCTCCTGGGAGCAGGCCGACCCCTTCGCC TCGCTGCGGAAGGTTGGTCAGGACTCCACGGTCCTGCTCATCTGCATCACGGTCTTCCTGTCCTATCTCCCTGAGGCCGGCCAGTACTCCAGCTTCTTCCTCTATCTCCGACAG GTCATACGGTTCTCGTCAGAAACGGTTGCTGCCTTCATTGCTGTGGTGGGAATCCTTTCTATCGTGGCTCAG ACGGTGGTGTTGGGAATCCTGATGAGATCCATAGGGAATAAAAACACTATTCTCCTGGGTCTGGGCTTTCAGATCCTGCAGCTAGCCTGGTACGGCTTTGGCTCCCAGCCCTG GATGATGTGGGCAGCTGGGGCCGTGGCTGCCATGTCCAGCATCACATTCCCTGCCATCAGTGCCATTGTGTCCCGCAATGCAGACCCCGACCAACAAG GTGTAGTCCAGGGGATGATCACAGGTATCCGGGGCTTGTGCAACGGCCTGGGCCCCGCGCTGTATGGCTTTGTCTTCTACCTGTTCCACGTGGAGCTCAACGAGATGGACCCAGCTGAGAGCCCTGAGAAGGGGTCCAAGCCCAACATGGCCAACCCCACAGACGAG agtgCCATCATCCCGGGCCCTCCCTTCCTGTTCGGCGCCTGCTCGGTGCTGCTCTCCCTGCTGGTGGCGCTCTTCATCCCTGAGCACAACGGCGTGAGCATGCGGCCGGGCGGCTACAAGAAGCACAACAACGGCGCCCAAAGTCACGGGCACGGCCCGCAGGGCGGCATCTGCGAGGGCAAGGAGCCACTGCTGGAGGACAGCTGCGTATAA